One stretch of Streptomyces agglomeratus DNA includes these proteins:
- a CDS encoding sensor histidine kinase has protein sequence MHVAFFLLLGASLTRFLLRHPGEARTPWIIALSITLALLYVLGPVLGPAAPGAARPAPRRLAWLGGVVAVWMVLVVLAPSFAWCAVPLFFTGLRTLPSRAALVLVGVLTAFVVAAQLQLAHGGFDPNLVLAPPAVAAVATAVFLYMQRQAARQRALIDDLIRTRRELAATERREGTLAERQRLSMEIHDTLAQGLSSQQMLLQAADRQWDADPETARRHVRTAESIAERNLAEARRFVHDLAPADLAEGGSLEEALRMLAARESAAFRVDGAPAGGLPDQVQSALLRIAQGALANVREHANARAAALTLTYLGDQVVLDIADDGTGFGPDDVPSASPGVRGHGLPAMRARVRQLGGTLTIESAPSEGTVLSAAIPLEPQS, from the coding sequence ATGCACGTGGCGTTCTTCCTGCTGCTCGGCGCCTCGCTCACCCGCTTCCTGCTGCGGCACCCCGGCGAGGCCCGCACGCCGTGGATCATCGCGCTGAGCATCACGCTGGCCCTGCTGTACGTGCTCGGGCCGGTCCTGGGCCCCGCCGCCCCCGGGGCGGCCCGCCCCGCGCCCCGCCGACTGGCCTGGCTGGGCGGGGTCGTCGCCGTCTGGATGGTGCTCGTGGTCCTGGCGCCGAGTTTCGCGTGGTGTGCGGTGCCGCTCTTCTTCACCGGGCTGCGTACGCTCCCCTCCCGCGCCGCACTCGTCCTGGTCGGGGTGCTCACCGCGTTCGTCGTCGCCGCGCAGCTCCAGCTCGCCCACGGCGGGTTCGACCCCAACCTGGTGCTGGCCCCACCGGCGGTGGCGGCCGTCGCGACAGCCGTCTTCCTCTACATGCAGCGGCAGGCCGCGCGGCAGCGGGCGCTGATCGACGACCTGATCCGCACCCGCCGCGAACTGGCCGCGACCGAGCGGCGCGAGGGCACGCTCGCCGAGCGCCAGCGGCTCTCCATGGAGATCCACGACACGCTGGCCCAAGGGCTGTCCAGTCAGCAGATGCTGCTCCAGGCGGCGGACCGGCAGTGGGACGCGGACCCCGAGACGGCCCGCCGTCATGTCCGTACGGCCGAGTCCATCGCGGAACGCAACCTCGCCGAGGCGCGCCGCTTCGTCCACGACCTGGCCCCCGCCGACCTGGCCGAGGGCGGCAGCCTGGAGGAGGCGCTTCGGATGCTCGCCGCCCGGGAGTCGGCTGCGTTCCGGGTGGACGGGGCGCCGGCGGGCGGGCTGCCGGACCAGGTGCAGTCGGCGCTGCTGCGGATCGCGCAGGGCGCGCTGGCGAACGTACGCGAGCACGCGAACGCGCGGGCGGCGGCCCTGACCCTCACATACCTGGGCGACCAGGTGGTGCTGGACATCGCTGACGACGGCACGGGGTTCGGACCCGACGACGTACCGTCCGCCTCTCCCGGCGTACGCGGCCACGGCCTGCCCGCGATGCGCGCACGGGTGCGCCAGCTCGGCGGCACCCTGACGATCGAGTCCGCCCCCAGCGAGGGCACCGTGCTCTCCGCCGCGATCCCCCTGGAGCCGCAGTCATGA
- a CDS encoding GlcG/HbpS family heme-binding protein, producing MKKLSLRTRVLTGAVAAAALSAGTFGAMSANATEPAAAPAVAVQADTANKNLQQSTHLTIDAATEAAQAALDAAEAENQRVTVAVVDRNGNTVVTLRGDGAGPQSYESAERKAFTAAAWNAPTSELAKRLAQAPNLKDIPGTLFLAGGAPVQVKGAPVAGIGVAGAPSGDLDEKFAQAGVAALGK from the coding sequence ATGAAGAAGCTCTCGCTGCGCACCCGTGTCCTGACCGGCGCCGTGGCCGCCGCCGCCCTCAGCGCCGGCACCTTCGGTGCGATGTCCGCCAACGCCACCGAGCCCGCCGCCGCCCCGGCGGTGGCCGTGCAGGCCGACACGGCGAACAAGAACCTCCAGCAGTCGACCCACCTGACCATCGACGCCGCCACCGAGGCCGCGCAGGCGGCCCTCGACGCCGCCGAGGCGGAGAACCAGCGCGTCACCGTCGCCGTCGTCGACCGCAACGGCAACACCGTCGTCACGCTGCGCGGCGACGGTGCGGGCCCGCAGTCGTACGAGTCCGCCGAGCGCAAGGCCTTCACCGCCGCCGCCTGGAACGCGCCCACTTCCGAGCTGGCCAAGCGCCTCGCCCAGGCCCCGAACCTGAAGGACATCCCCGGCACGCTGTTCCTCGCGGGCGGTGCCCCGGTGCAGGTCAAGGGCGCCCCGGTCGCGGGCATCGGGGTGGCGGGCGCGCCGAGCGGCGACCTGGATGAGAAGTTCGCGCAGGCGGGCGTCGCGGCGCTGGGCAAGTAG
- a CDS encoding TerD family protein, with product MAVSLSKGGNVSLTKEAPGLTAVTVGLGWDVRTTTGTDFDLDASAIAVNPTGKVYSDAHFVFFNNKSTPDQTIVHTGDNRSGEGAGDDEAINVNLAALPADVDKIVFPVSIYDAVTRSQNFGQVRNAYIRIVNQAGGAEIARYDLSEDAATETAMVFGELYRNGAEWKFRAVGQGYASGLTGIASDFGVNV from the coding sequence ATGGCTGTAAGTCTGTCCAAGGGCGGCAACGTCTCGCTCACCAAGGAGGCCCCGGGCCTGACCGCCGTCACCGTGGGCCTCGGCTGGGACGTCCGTACGACCACCGGTACGGACTTCGACCTGGACGCGTCCGCGATCGCGGTCAACCCGACCGGCAAGGTGTACTCCGACGCGCACTTCGTCTTCTTCAACAACAAGTCGACGCCGGACCAGACCATCGTCCACACCGGTGACAACCGCAGTGGCGAGGGCGCGGGAGACGACGAAGCGATCAACGTCAACCTGGCCGCCCTGCCGGCCGACGTCGACAAGATCGTGTTCCCGGTCTCGATCTACGACGCGGTAACCCGCAGCCAGAACTTCGGCCAGGTGCGCAACGCGTACATCCGCATCGTCAACCAGGCCGGTGGCGCCGAGATCGCGCGCTACGACCTCAGCGAGGACGCCGCCACCGAGACCGCGATGGTCTTCGGCGAGCTGTACCGCAACGGTGCGGAGTGGAAGTTCCGCGCGGTCGGCCAGGGCTACGCGTCCGGCCTGACGGGCATCGCATCGGACTTCGGCGTCAACGTCTGA
- the arfB gene encoding alternative ribosome rescue aminoacyl-tRNA hydrolase ArfB has product MSGPHVIRGAVSLPEAELSWRFSRSSGPGGQHVNTTDSQVELRFDLAKTEALPPVWKERALERLASRLVDGVVSVRSSEHRSQWRNRETALVRMAALLAEATAPPPKPRRAKKIPRGINERRLRNKKARSETKRGRSGGWD; this is encoded by the coding sequence ATGTCCGGGCCTCATGTCATTCGCGGTGCTGTCTCCCTGCCAGAGGCAGAGCTCTCGTGGCGTTTCTCCAGGTCCTCCGGGCCCGGCGGTCAGCACGTCAACACCACCGACTCCCAGGTGGAACTCCGCTTCGACCTGGCGAAGACCGAGGCCCTGCCGCCCGTCTGGAAAGAGCGCGCCCTGGAGCGGCTCGCTTCCCGGCTCGTGGACGGTGTCGTCTCCGTACGGTCGTCCGAGCACCGCTCCCAGTGGCGCAACCGGGAAACCGCGCTCGTCCGCATGGCCGCCCTGCTCGCGGAAGCGACCGCGCCGCCGCCCAAGCCGCGCCGCGCCAAGAAGATCCCCCGAGGCATCAACGAGCGCCGCCTGCGCAACAAGAAGGCCCGCAGCGAAACGAAGCGCGGCCGTTCGGGCGGATGGGACTGA
- a CDS encoding flavin reductase family protein: MTSETASPTASEAVAETVAETASALPAASIPHPEGVSSEEFRAAMSRFTAGVTLVTAHDPDSGARGEAVGMTATAFMSVSLDPPLVLVSVRNGSRMDDLLAEQPLWAVSLLAESQRQIAGRFAMKGRLSDRLLFEDIPHTRGAVSGAPLIGGALAVVECRTEQRVEAGDHTLVIGRVLEVGLPNADDGPLTYFRGRYRHLA, encoded by the coding sequence ATGACTTCCGAGACGGCTTCCCCGACGGCTTCCGAGGCGGTTGCTGAGACGGTTGCTGAGACGGCGTCCGCCCTGCCCGCTGCGTCCATCCCCCATCCTGAGGGGGTGAGCAGCGAAGAGTTCCGGGCGGCGATGTCCCGTTTCACGGCGGGGGTGACCCTCGTGACCGCGCACGATCCGGACAGTGGGGCGCGCGGTGAGGCCGTCGGCATGACGGCGACGGCCTTCATGTCGGTGTCGCTGGACCCGCCGCTGGTGCTCGTGAGCGTACGGAACGGCTCGCGCATGGACGACCTGCTGGCGGAGCAGCCGCTGTGGGCGGTCTCACTTCTGGCGGAGAGCCAGCGGCAGATCGCCGGACGGTTCGCCATGAAGGGCCGGCTCAGCGACCGCCTGCTGTTCGAGGACATTCCGCATACGCGCGGCGCGGTGTCCGGCGCCCCGCTGATCGGCGGGGCGCTCGCGGTGGTGGAGTGCAGGACCGAGCAGCGGGTGGAGGCCGGTGACCACACGCTGGTGATCGGCCGGGTGCTCGAAGTGGGGCTGCCGAACGCGGACGACGGCCCGCTCACGTACTTCAGGGGCCGGTACAGGCACTTGGCGTAA